In Chryseobacterium oranimense, a single window of DNA contains:
- a CDS encoding oligosaccharide flippase family protein, which translates to MENFVSLSALQLIGMLLPLVTLPYILRVIGFEKYGVIVFSASLIAYFTALTDFSFRITATRDVAIYRDSPKKLNIIYSKVLTIKTLFLLLSWLIIAIAVCLYPPFYENKEIYFYTSLLLLGYVLFPEWFFQGIEKMRYITYLNLGIKLFFTLCVFIFIKKESDFWIYPLLQSAGYVGAGLVGQYVLVKKYKLKFIFLPYKLIIKTIKINSPIFINQFVPNLYNNTSTFLLGILGTPKLVGIYQAILTVVNLIVTLIEILSRVFFPFLNRKKDAFQWYKNMMLITISVMIIGVLAFNKLIFWYLNVNYENAFWILLILAIGLFGYTLYNIFGLNYFIVHRQDKLVMTNTLFASVLGFILAYPLIHFYSVLGAAINLSLARCVMGGGLFYKFFRKKK; encoded by the coding sequence TTGGAAAACTTCGTTTCGTTATCTGCTTTGCAGTTAATAGGAATGTTGTTGCCGTTGGTTACCCTGCCTTATATTTTAAGGGTAATCGGGTTTGAAAAATACGGAGTTATTGTTTTTTCAGCATCGCTTATCGCTTATTTTACAGCTTTAACGGATTTCAGTTTCAGGATCACGGCTACCCGTGATGTGGCCATTTACCGGGACAGCCCGAAAAAGCTCAATATTATTTACAGTAAGGTTTTAACGATTAAAACTCTTTTTCTGCTGCTTTCATGGCTTATTATTGCCATTGCAGTATGTCTGTATCCACCTTTTTACGAAAACAAAGAAATTTATTTTTATACAAGTCTCCTTTTGTTAGGCTATGTATTATTCCCGGAATGGTTCTTCCAGGGCATTGAAAAAATGCGCTATATCACCTATTTAAATCTGGGGATTAAGTTGTTTTTTACCCTGTGTGTTTTTATTTTTATTAAAAAAGAAAGTGATTTCTGGATCTACCCTTTGCTGCAAAGTGCAGGTTACGTAGGTGCTGGTTTAGTGGGGCAGTATGTGCTGGTAAAAAAATATAAGCTGAAATTTATTTTCCTGCCTTATAAACTGATTATTAAAACCATAAAAATAAATTCGCCGATTTTCATCAACCAGTTTGTCCCTAACCTGTATAATAACACCAGTACTTTCCTGTTGGGAATTTTAGGAACACCAAAGCTGGTGGGGATTTATCAGGCTATTTTAACGGTAGTGAATCTTATTGTTACCCTGATTGAAATTCTTTCCCGCGTGTTCTTCCCATTCCTGAACCGTAAAAAAGATGCCTTCCAATGGTACAAAAATATGATGCTGATCACCATAAGTGTTATGATCATCGGAGTGCTGGCTTTTAATAAATTAATCTTCTGGTATCTGAATGTGAACTACGAAAATGCATTCTGGATACTGCTGATACTGGCCATAGGATTGTTTGGTTATACCCTCTATAATATTTTCGGGCTCAATTATTTTATTGTTCACCGCCAAGATAAATTAGTCATGACGAACACCTTGTTTGCCTCTGTTTTAGGTTTCATTCTGGCATATCCCCTGATTCATTTTTACTCTGTATTGGGAGCTGCCATTAATTTGTCTTTAGCCAGATGTGTAATGGGTGGAGGATTATTTTATAAATTTTTTAGAAAGAAGAAATGA
- a CDS encoding right-handed parallel beta-helix repeat-containing protein, which translates to MKKPILLFFVLIYFLGNCQYYVKDRFSGYDTVKNTYFQKAKDITAYLPAGYSKKGDTDYTSYIQKGISENSTLIMPDFPVLINENGLALKSNQKILFQKNSKLIMKPNSKDRNGMLNLFNIQNVDIYYPTITGDKHKHLSTTGEWGMGIYILSSSQINITGSYIESNWGDGICIGSRNNINSSDITIKNVILKDNRRNGLTIGGVVNLLLENAYIANTSGTNPQAGIDIEPDSNSYEVKNVKLNNIETENNGNYGLIISPGNMVGKQQKAISVAINNFKDNGSKIGFGLAMTRDKPNAGFPQLNGNITVSNFSSQNNATAKFRSFKGASHQVNVKMDFGNLGATSRNANGYDQRFKNNTETITLK; encoded by the coding sequence ATGAAAAAGCCGATCCTATTATTTTTCGTACTGATATATTTTTTAGGAAACTGTCAATATTATGTTAAAGACCGTTTCTCAGGATATGATACAGTTAAAAATACATACTTTCAAAAAGCCAAGGATATCACTGCTTATTTACCGGCAGGATATTCTAAAAAAGGAGATACGGATTATACTTCCTACATCCAGAAAGGGATTAGTGAAAACTCTACCCTTATCATGCCTGATTTTCCGGTTCTTATTAACGAGAACGGCCTTGCTTTGAAATCTAATCAGAAAATCCTTTTCCAGAAGAATTCAAAGCTGATTATGAAACCCAACAGTAAAGACCGCAACGGGATGCTTAATTTATTCAACATCCAGAATGTAGATATTTATTATCCCACGATCACCGGTGACAAGCACAAACACTTATCTACTACCGGAGAATGGGGAATGGGGATTTATATTTTATCATCCAGCCAGATCAATATTACCGGATCTTATATTGAAAGCAACTGGGGAGACGGGATCTGTATAGGAAGCAGGAACAACATTAATTCTTCAGATATAACGATCAAGAACGTCATCTTAAAAGATAACCGCAGAAACGGATTAACCATTGGGGGAGTAGTCAATCTGCTGCTTGAAAACGCTTACATTGCCAACACCTCAGGAACCAATCCTCAGGCCGGAATAGACATTGAGCCGGACAGCAATTCTTACGAAGTAAAAAATGTTAAGCTTAACAATATTGAGACTGAAAACAACGGCAACTACGGACTCATCATTTCCCCGGGAAATATGGTGGGAAAACAGCAGAAAGCCATTTCAGTAGCCATAAACAATTTTAAAGACAACGGATCCAAAATAGGCTTTGGACTGGCGATGACCAGGGATAAACCCAATGCTGGATTTCCTCAGCTGAATGGAAATATAACGGTCAGTAATTTTTCATCACAGAATAATGCAACGGCGAAATTCAGATCATTTAAGGGAGCTTCCCACCAGGTTAATGTGAAAATGGACTTTGGAAACCTGGGGGCAACTTCCAGAAATGCAAACGGTTATGATCAGAGATTTAAAAATAATACCGAAACGATTACCTTGAAATAA
- a CDS encoding glycosyltransferase family 4 protein — protein MKLIRTSTIPLSLNVLLKGQLKFLNEFYEVVGITSEGQLLDELKQREGIKTIEVNMERGISPWKDLVSLCRLYKILKIEKPVIVHSITPKAGLLTMLAGKIAGVPIRIHTFTGLIFPTRKGAVQKLLISMDQLLCWAATHIYPEGEGVKKDLINYRITSKPLKVIGNGNVNGIDLNYFSPEQITEEQKESLKRELNIQDTDFVFVFVGRLVGDKGINELVNAFSLLKKTENPQRRSKLLLVGPLEQELDPLDPDTLKEIENNPDILSVGFQKDVRPYFAVSHALAFPSYREGFPNVVMQAGAMGLPSIVSDINGCNEIIIENRNGVIVPVKNSEKLGEAMARMILDQNYYDQLKINARSMIQSRYEQSLIWEALLGEYNKLIKEREYRV, from the coding sequence ATGAAACTAATTCGGACATCAACCATACCATTGTCTTTAAATGTTCTGTTAAAAGGACAGTTAAAGTTCCTCAATGAGTTCTATGAGGTTGTAGGAATAACTTCTGAAGGGCAGTTGCTTGACGAACTGAAGCAGAGAGAAGGTATAAAAACGATTGAAGTAAATATGGAAAGAGGAATAAGTCCCTGGAAAGACCTTGTTTCTCTGTGCCGTTTATATAAAATTTTAAAAATAGAAAAACCGGTAATTGTGCATTCCATCACTCCTAAAGCAGGACTTTTGACCATGCTGGCAGGTAAGATCGCCGGTGTGCCTATCCGTATCCACACTTTTACGGGGCTTATTTTCCCGACAAGAAAAGGTGCGGTGCAGAAGCTTCTTATCAGTATGGATCAGTTGTTATGCTGGGCAGCTACCCACATTTATCCGGAGGGAGAAGGGGTTAAAAAGGATTTGATCAATTACAGGATCACCTCAAAGCCATTAAAAGTAATCGGGAACGGGAATGTGAATGGTATCGACCTGAATTATTTCTCGCCTGAACAAATTACTGAAGAGCAGAAAGAGAGTTTAAAAAGAGAACTTAACATACAGGACACGGATTTTGTTTTTGTATTTGTTGGCCGTTTGGTGGGAGATAAAGGAATTAATGAATTGGTGAATGCGTTTTCTCTTTTAAAGAAGACTGAAAACCCACAACGCCGTTCCAAATTATTACTGGTAGGCCCTCTGGAGCAGGAGCTGGATCCGCTGGATCCGGATACCCTGAAAGAAATAGAAAATAATCCCGATATCCTTTCTGTAGGTTTTCAGAAAGATGTCCGTCCTTATTTCGCGGTTTCTCATGCACTGGCTTTTCCAAGTTATAGGGAAGGCTTCCCCAATGTAGTAATGCAGGCGGGGGCAATGGGACTGCCAAGCATTGTTTCCGATATCAACGGATGCAATGAAATTATTATAGAAAACCGGAACGGAGTAATTGTTCCGGTAAAAAATAGTGAAAAGCTTGGAGAAGCAATGGCCAGAATGATATTGGACCAGAATTATTATGATCAATTGAAAATCAATGCAAGATCTATGATTCAGTCCCGTTATGAGCAGTCATTGATTTGGGAAGCTTTGTTAGGAGAATACAATAAACTGATTAAAGAAAGAGAATATCGTGTATAA
- a CDS encoding glycosyltransferase family 2 protein codes for MKSITIFTPTFNREKTLVRLYNSLCSQSNPDFKWIIVDDGSGDHTSGQVQQWIEDGKLEIQYYYQENKGKLAAQILALNYIDTELFTCIDSDDYMPDDAVEKILRFWKANKKADSAGIIGLDAYEDGSVAGEQLPDKKESTYSELVDLYKIKGDKKYIFDTEVYKKYLPYPYFENEIFHEVSWIFTLIDQNHKFLLSNEIYCIIEYQQDGLSNGLYKRYKDSPNSFIEYRKIKMKYGINKKVVLKNSIHYISSCLFAKKWNFFKGSPNKLYTFIAIPFGVLLNVYISRKVKQNTHRIKQGKLI; via the coding sequence ATGAAGTCTATCACCATTTTCACACCAACTTTTAACAGAGAAAAGACTTTAGTAAGACTTTATAACTCTTTATGCAGTCAAAGCAATCCTGATTTCAAATGGATCATTGTGGATGACGGCTCCGGCGATCATACTTCCGGCCAGGTTCAGCAGTGGATAGAAGATGGTAAATTAGAAATACAATACTATTATCAGGAGAATAAAGGAAAGCTGGCAGCACAGATTTTAGCTTTAAACTATATAGATACTGAATTATTTACATGTATCGACTCCGATGATTATATGCCGGATGATGCCGTTGAAAAAATACTGAGATTCTGGAAGGCTAATAAAAAAGCCGATTCTGCCGGAATCATCGGTCTGGATGCTTATGAAGATGGTTCTGTAGCTGGTGAACAATTACCGGATAAAAAAGAATCTACCTATTCTGAATTGGTAGATCTCTACAAAATTAAGGGAGACAAAAAATATATTTTTGATACGGAAGTCTATAAAAAGTACCTGCCATATCCTTATTTTGAAAATGAAATCTTTCATGAGGTCAGCTGGATCTTTACCCTGATTGACCAGAATCATAAATTTCTTCTTTCAAACGAAATATATTGCATCATAGAGTACCAGCAGGACGGATTGTCCAACGGATTATATAAAAGATATAAAGACAGCCCCAACTCATTCATTGAATACAGAAAAATAAAAATGAAGTATGGGATTAATAAAAAAGTAGTGCTGAAGAACTCAATACACTATATATCCTCTTGTCTTTTTGCCAAAAAATGGAATTTTTTTAAAGGCTCACCGAACAAATTGTATACGTTCATAGCCATTCCTTTCGGCGTATTACTGAACGTATATATCAGCCGGAAAGTAAAGCAAAATACACACAGGATTAAACAAGGAAAATTGATATAG
- a CDS encoding O-antigen polymerase — MFFSIGFFIYGKISNTSYQDVYFLPIGLGFFTLFISNIFVKLKSYFIFWIITIQQIIRYVVIPFLFITGDKLKFGSTTVNEAYAVSMMLIELLFILIAYHICTLSKEPKPQKGKLDFLPLNTVNTGLFFLFILIIATNRSFLHKLSFVWDIATYLKLKISGDLESVSPLVSIMFPVMRAYIVLYIFSLINSFKIKQGTKLMLSILIVLINATIIIGISRFSIVYASFPLILLLIYFYPTYRRKVVTYTSAFFVLILAVASLAKFSSNAKSADVGGFFKLHQLNAYFGGVANYAIGFDSYQENQVNPFDKYYYFISDITQNIPVLSKFSNDNYKTNIKFNNHIYGAGRSRDQIVPVSVAGLYHFSMYFFYIYIFVLSVLAFRFETKAYTTNSPVLFFLYIILAFGCATSMMINIGSLSATLFINLVVFIPFFTMINKLNLAK, encoded by the coding sequence TTGTTTTTCTCTATAGGTTTCTTTATCTATGGGAAGATCAGTAATACTTCCTATCAGGATGTTTATTTTTTGCCCATAGGTTTAGGCTTTTTCACTTTATTTATTTCAAACATATTTGTAAAGCTCAAATCCTATTTTATTTTCTGGATTATTACCATTCAACAGATTATACGGTATGTGGTGATTCCTTTTCTTTTTATCACGGGAGACAAGCTGAAATTCGGAAGTACAACGGTTAATGAAGCTTACGCGGTTTCTATGATGCTGATCGAGCTGTTGTTTATACTGATTGCTTATCACATCTGTACTTTATCCAAAGAACCGAAGCCGCAGAAAGGGAAACTGGATTTTTTACCTTTAAATACTGTTAACACCGGCCTTTTCTTTCTGTTTATCCTAATTATTGCAACCAACAGAAGCTTCCTGCATAAATTAAGCTTCGTATGGGATATTGCTACTTATTTAAAGCTTAAAATTTCCGGGGATCTGGAAAGTGTTTCTCCTTTAGTCAGTATTATGTTCCCGGTGATGAGGGCTTATATTGTTCTTTATATTTTCTCTTTAATCAATTCATTTAAAATAAAGCAGGGTACAAAGCTGATGCTTTCGATACTGATTGTATTGATCAATGCAACCATTATTATTGGGATCAGCCGTTTCAGTATTGTGTATGCTTCGTTTCCTTTAATCCTGCTGCTCATTTATTTCTACCCGACTTACAGAAGAAAGGTGGTTACCTATACTTCCGCTTTCTTTGTACTTATTTTAGCAGTGGCTTCACTTGCTAAATTTTCCAGTAATGCAAAAAGTGCCGATGTGGGAGGTTTTTTTAAACTCCATCAGCTGAATGCTTATTTTGGCGGAGTAGCCAACTATGCAATAGGATTCGATTCCTATCAGGAGAATCAGGTAAACCCTTTTGACAAATACTATTATTTTATATCCGATATCACACAGAATATACCTGTACTGTCAAAGTTTTCAAACGATAATTATAAGACCAACATTAAATTCAATAATCATATCTATGGGGCAGGGCGTTCCAGAGATCAGATTGTGCCGGTTTCTGTGGCGGGACTTTATCATTTTTCAATGTACTTCTTTTACATCTATATCTTTGTTTTATCTGTTCTGGCCTTTAGATTCGAGACAAAAGCTTATACTACAAATTCACCGGTTTTATTCTTCTTATATATCATTTTAGCTTTTGGCTGTGCTACATCCATGATGATTAATATTGGTTCCCTTTCCGCTACGTTATTTATCAACTTAGTTGTGTTTATACCATTCTTTACAATGATTAACAAATTAAATCTAGCAAAATGA
- a CDS encoding acetyltransferase, with protein MYLYGASGHGKVVAEVAEETGYNIEAYIDENPLKERVLSYPVLHEVPQHEIDILISIGNNKTRKRIVKQGELFNYVTLIHPRTVISKRVKIGEGTIAMPGVTVNAAVKIGKHCIINTNASIDHDCILEDFVHISPNVALAGNVYVGEGTHIGIGASVIQGIEIGKWCTIGAGAVIISDVPDGSTVVGNPGKVIKSRSLKI; from the coding sequence ATGTATTTATACGGAGCAAGCGGTCATGGCAAAGTGGTAGCTGAAGTAGCTGAAGAAACCGGTTACAATATTGAAGCTTATATCGATGAAAATCCTTTGAAGGAGAGAGTATTAAGCTATCCTGTTCTTCATGAGGTTCCCCAGCATGAAATAGATATCCTTATTTCCATAGGAAATAATAAAACGCGCAAAAGAATAGTAAAGCAGGGTGAGCTGTTCAATTATGTTACCCTTATCCACCCCAGGACGGTTATATCCAAAAGGGTAAAGATCGGGGAGGGAACTATTGCAATGCCGGGCGTTACTGTAAATGCGGCCGTAAAAATAGGAAAGCACTGTATTATCAATACCAATGCTTCTATTGATCATGACTGTATTTTAGAAGATTTTGTCCACATTTCTCCCAATGTGGCGCTGGCAGGAAATGTATATGTAGGCGAAGGGACCCACATCGGGATCGGAGCCAGTGTAATACAGGGAATAGAAATTGGAAAGTGGTGCACCATTGGTGCAGGAGCTGTTATTATTAGCGATGTCCCGGATGGTTCTACCGTAGTAGGCAATCCCGGAAAAGTAATAAAGAGTAGAAGTTTAAAAATATAG
- a CDS encoding polysaccharide pyruvyl transferase family protein has protein sequence MNNAIIVPGVTDLNKGDQALVWESWRLAKDTGLYDEVYILDAGENDEERALLCKQSEDHGFKLLANILKHPRRGQHKADQHIKESKLELLKQIRNAGMDFKNTRHLIKICNDLEKVKKSFDDKTYQTVKQFHEAKTIFVKGGGFIHAYGEKTAPYLMWYFLFYVRLAKALGKKVVFLPNSYGPFIGLTVKQQVRTVFNQLDLVYARENVSSKSLGELLGKNIPVEMDLGFFLEKGSQDEALKILQKYNLTKEDKIVGVTIRPWRFPGLSNPEALYKKYIDSVVALTKHLLDKGYKVALCNQSLGPNSHEDDRNAIRDLLEKIQDPNIIWINENLSCDVLKAVYSNFYFFVGTRFHSIIFSLTSLVPSIAIGYGGNKALGIMGDFNLDDYVVQIQDVQPDLLIKMFDKAISEYDQIKSKLEQSMSLVTESRNRLLKDIQSLY, from the coding sequence ATGAATAATGCTATAATAGTACCGGGAGTAACGGATTTGAATAAAGGAGATCAGGCATTGGTCTGGGAAAGCTGGAGGCTGGCAAAAGATACCGGACTTTATGACGAAGTATATATACTGGATGCAGGTGAAAATGATGAAGAAAGAGCATTGTTGTGTAAACAGTCCGAAGATCACGGCTTTAAATTATTGGCCAATATTCTAAAGCATCCCCGAAGAGGACAGCATAAGGCCGATCAGCATATAAAAGAATCCAAGCTTGAGCTTTTAAAGCAGATTAGAAATGCAGGAATGGATTTTAAAAATACCAGGCATTTAATTAAAATATGCAATGACCTGGAAAAAGTAAAAAAATCCTTTGATGATAAAACCTACCAGACGGTTAAACAGTTTCATGAAGCAAAAACCATTTTTGTAAAAGGAGGAGGATTTATCCATGCTTACGGTGAAAAAACAGCACCTTACTTAATGTGGTATTTCTTATTTTATGTAAGACTTGCCAAAGCATTAGGCAAAAAAGTTGTTTTCCTGCCCAATTCATATGGACCTTTTATTGGGCTGACGGTTAAGCAGCAGGTACGTACTGTATTTAACCAGCTGGATTTGGTTTATGCACGTGAGAATGTTTCTTCAAAGAGTTTAGGCGAGTTACTGGGAAAAAATATTCCTGTGGAAATGGACCTTGGATTTTTCTTGGAAAAAGGAAGCCAGGATGAAGCGTTGAAGATATTGCAGAAATATAATCTTACAAAAGAAGACAAAATTGTAGGAGTTACAATCCGGCCATGGCGTTTTCCAGGACTTTCGAACCCGGAAGCACTGTATAAAAAATATATAGACTCAGTAGTAGCCCTTACGAAGCATTTGTTGGATAAAGGATATAAGGTTGCACTATGCAACCAATCTTTAGGTCCCAATTCCCATGAAGATGACCGTAATGCCATAAGAGATTTGCTTGAAAAAATTCAGGACCCCAATATCATCTGGATCAATGAGAATTTATCCTGTGATGTGCTGAAAGCGGTTTATTCCAATTTTTACTTTTTCGTAGGCACACGTTTTCATTCCATTATATTTTCACTGACCTCTCTGGTTCCTTCCATTGCCATAGGATATGGAGGAAATAAGGCCTTGGGGATAATGGGAGATTTTAATCTGGATGATTATGTGGTTCAGATCCAGGATGTGCAGCCTGATTTGCTGATCAAGATGTTCGATAAGGCAATTTCAGAATACGATCAGATAAAATCGAAGCTGGAACAGTCGATGAGCCTGGTTACAGAAAGCAGAAACAGATTGTTGAAAGACATTCAATCCTTATACTAA
- a CDS encoding sugar transferase, whose amino-acid sequence MYKFFFKRMIDFLIALIGLILLSPVFIVVTILLYFANQGKPFFFQARPGLHEKIFHIIKFKTMNDRKDEKGNFLPDSERLTPVGSFIRQTSLDELPQLINVLKGDMALIGPRPLLPQYLPLYNESQKRRHTIRPGITGWAQVNGRNAISWTKKFELDIWYIDHLSFETDCRVILLTLKKVIKKEGINQAGQATAEIFNGSN is encoded by the coding sequence GTGTATAAATTTTTTTTTAAAAGAATGATAGATTTTCTGATCGCTTTAATAGGACTGATTTTATTATCGCCTGTTTTTATTGTGGTTACCATCCTGCTGTATTTTGCAAATCAAGGGAAACCATTCTTCTTTCAGGCGAGACCAGGACTTCATGAAAAGATATTTCATATCATCAAATTTAAGACGATGAATGACAGGAAGGATGAAAAGGGTAATTTCCTGCCCGATTCGGAACGCTTGACCCCCGTTGGAAGTTTTATCCGTCAGACTTCCCTGGATGAGCTTCCACAACTGATCAATGTATTAAAAGGAGATATGGCTCTTATAGGTCCGAGACCTTTGCTGCCGCAATATCTCCCTTTATATAATGAATCTCAAAAACGCAGACATACGATACGCCCTGGAATTACAGGCTGGGCACAGGTGAATGGAAGAAATGCTATTTCGTGGACTAAAAAATTTGAACTGGACATATGGTATATAGATCATTTGTCATTTGAAACAGACTGCAGGGTGATCCTTCTTACTTTAAAAAAGGTAATAAAAAAGGAAGGAATAAACCAGGCAGGGCAGGCAACGGCAGAAATTTTTAATGGGAGTAATTAA
- a CDS encoding glycosyltransferase family 4 protein — translation MNIIFLEAVQIHGGARKSTIELAKRLNEEGHNSVIVDFWGSCSEFVEDVQANKIPIQILKKNDSPIAIFSTKNPFKIGINIISFLLDWVRLKKEFKKFQNTFKPDVVIINNIKTNSILKKGKDYKIAYFARGWFAYNSIGFLKKLMFKYNSDYFIGVSQSTRQAIYTGGLAPLEKIFVVPNAIDLTKVEQYKKERGARKDGDPVVILHCGGFLPAKGQDLSISLARKLKDNNINFKVILMGAVYDTPVSENFLNKIRTEISQYKLDNHVEILLNQKDPYSIFKSSDILIHPSDTEGLPRVIMEALAFEIPVIANPVGGVTDYILHNFTGYIATHNNVDDYYEYICKLYYDRDLYNFIAGNGKALIVNNYDKKNQVEEFDKIFKKLGKS, via the coding sequence ATGAATATAATTTTCCTTGAAGCCGTTCAAATTCATGGTGGTGCTCGTAAAAGTACCATAGAATTGGCGAAACGACTAAATGAAGAGGGGCATAATTCGGTTATCGTAGATTTCTGGGGTAGTTGCAGTGAATTTGTAGAAGATGTACAGGCCAATAAAATCCCAATACAGATTTTAAAGAAAAATGATAGCCCTATTGCGATTTTTAGTACCAAAAATCCCTTTAAAATTGGGATAAATATTATTTCGTTTTTATTGGATTGGGTGAGACTGAAAAAAGAATTCAAAAAATTTCAGAACACCTTTAAACCGGATGTGGTTATTATTAACAATATAAAAACCAATTCGATTTTAAAGAAAGGGAAAGATTATAAGATCGCCTATTTTGCAAGAGGCTGGTTCGCTTACAATTCGATAGGTTTTCTTAAAAAGCTAATGTTTAAGTATAATTCCGATTATTTTATCGGAGTATCTCAATCTACAAGACAGGCAATTTATACAGGAGGTTTGGCTCCTTTAGAAAAAATATTTGTTGTACCCAATGCTATTGATTTAACGAAAGTTGAACAGTATAAAAAAGAAAGAGGAGCGCGTAAAGACGGCGATCCTGTAGTGATTTTGCATTGTGGTGGTTTTTTACCGGCAAAAGGGCAGGATCTATCAATTTCTTTAGCTAGAAAATTAAAGGATAATAACATTAATTTTAAAGTCATCCTGATGGGAGCCGTATATGATACCCCTGTTTCAGAGAATTTTTTAAATAAGATCCGCACAGAGATTAGCCAGTATAAACTTGATAATCATGTAGAAATTCTGCTCAATCAGAAAGATCCATACAGCATTTTTAAAAGCAGCGATATTCTCATTCATCCATCTGATACTGAGGGGTTACCCCGTGTAATCATGGAAGCTTTGGCGTTTGAAATACCTGTTATTGCCAATCCTGTAGGAGGCGTAACAGATTATATACTGCACAATTTTACAGGGTATATCGCCACGCATAATAATGTAGACGATTATTATGAGTACATCTGTAAACTTTATTATGACAGGGACCTGTATAATTTTATTGCCGGCAATGGGAAAGCATTGATCGTCAATAATTATGATAAGAAAAACCAGGTAGAAGAGTTTGATAAAATCTTTAAAAAATTGGGGAAATCATGA
- a CDS encoding RimK family alpha-L-glutamate ligase yields MKIAIHHRKGSFSDRWIEYLEDKNIPYVILNAFDNDIIAQVKQHQVTHFMWHFNQNYYEDMLHARTLFRSISQIGIKTFPSEDTYWHFDDKVAQKYLLEALEVPLVKADVFYHKKEAEDYIEKTWFPKVFKLKGGAGSINVKLIKTKSQARKIVNQAFGRGFDAFDSWTVFTDTIERFWRQKTTHNFLRVLKWGFKGIFVDKQYKVFPKQRNYVYFQEFIPGLTYDIRLIVIGDKCYYLKRNTRDNDFRASGSGMLEFAPGKFNLEAVDIAFKTARQLKMICVAYDFIFDAEDRPLIVEISYGFQPYVYDQCQGFFDPALNWNESHVNLEYEIVRNFLNEFT; encoded by the coding sequence ATGAAGATAGCAATACATCACCGTAAAGGAAGTTTTTCCGATCGCTGGATCGAGTATCTGGAAGATAAAAATATACCCTATGTTATATTAAATGCCTTTGATAATGATATCATCGCGCAGGTAAAACAACATCAGGTAACGCACTTTATGTGGCATTTCAACCAGAATTATTATGAAGATATGCTGCATGCAAGAACCCTGTTCAGATCCATCAGCCAAATCGGGATAAAGACATTTCCAAGTGAAGATACCTATTGGCATTTTGATGATAAAGTGGCTCAGAAATATCTTCTCGAAGCATTGGAAGTACCATTGGTAAAGGCAGATGTTTTTTATCATAAAAAAGAAGCGGAGGATTACATAGAAAAAACATGGTTTCCGAAAGTCTTCAAATTAAAAGGTGGAGCAGGATCTATTAATGTAAAGCTCATTAAAACGAAAAGCCAGGCAAGAAAAATCGTAAATCAGGCATTTGGCCGCGGGTTCGATGCATTTGATTCCTGGACGGTTTTTACCGATACCATTGAAAGATTCTGGAGACAGAAGACCACGCATAATTTCCTCAGAGTCCTGAAATGGGGCTTTAAAGGGATTTTTGTAGATAAACAATACAAAGTTTTTCCAAAACAGAGAAATTATGTCTATTTCCAGGAGTTTATCCCGGGACTGACTTATGATATAAGGCTTATTGTAATTGGGGATAAGTGCTATTATCTGAAAAGGAATACCAGAGATAATGATTTCAGGGCATCCGGCAGTGGTATGCTGGAATTTGCCCCGGGGAAATTTAATCTTGAAGCCGTGGATATCGCTTTTAAAACTGCCCGGCAGCTAAAAATGATATGCGTTGCGTACGATTTTATATTTGATGCTGAAGACCGTCCTTTAATTGTAGAAATCAGTTATGGATTTCAGCCGTATGTTTATGATCAGTGCCAGGGATTCTTCGATCCAGCCCTCAATTGGAACGAATCTCACGTAAACCTGGAATATGAAATTGTTCGAAATTTTTTAAATGAGTTCACATAA